Within Eschrichtius robustus isolate mEscRob2 chromosome X, mEscRob2.pri, whole genome shotgun sequence, the genomic segment GGACTCGGCCCAGCCTCTCAGCTGGCACAGCGCAGGCAGGTGCACCAGGGGCTCCTGAGTCGGGCTGTCAGCCAGGTAGCCAGACTCTCCGGGCACGCCGGCTGGCCTCAGGGGCTCTTCGTTCCTCCCAGAGGTCCCAGCACTTGTTTCCCTTTACATCCAGGCCTTGGTGTGGACACAAACCCCTCCCGTTCCTTCTTGGAGCCGAGAGAAAGCCACAGGGAAGGGCCTTCCCCCAGACTTTTCCCTGGACTCGACAGCAGGAAATAAGGCGCACAGGGAGCAGAGATGGCCCCGAGCCCTGCGCCAGCTCTCCGCCAGGATACAGGCCTGCATGACCTCGTTCGGGTCTGGGCAGAGAACCCCATAGGGAGGTGATGGCCCGTTCACCCCAGAAGGCTGGCACTGCTTCCAGAGCTGCCCGAGATGCAGTGAGTGAAAAAAGGTGCTTCCACACCTGCCGGCTTAAGTCTCTGCCCATCCTATCGCCGTGgctcaactttctttttttttttttttttataaatttatttatttatttttggctgtgttgggtctttgttgctgtgcgcgggcttactctagctgtggcgagcgggggctacccttcgttgtggtgtgcgggcttctcattgcagtggcttctcttgttgcagagcacgatctctaggcacgcgggcttccgtagttgtggctcacgagctctagagtgcaggctcagtagttgtgacgcacgggcttagttgctccgcggcatgtgggatcttcccggaccagggctcgaacccgtgtcccctgcattggcaggcggattctcaaccactgtgccaccagggaagcccgtgtggCTCAACTTTCAATCGTtggattcccattttacagagggggaagCTGAGTCACAGAGAGCTGGCCACAGCCTGTCCAAGGTCCCACAGCAGGGGAGTGGCCAAGTGGGGACATGCGCTCCTCTGCAGGCGCCTCAGTTCCCCGGGGCAGACGAGGGAGGTGTCATCTCACTGGCAAGGCTGGGAGGGTCTTGGGGACCGGGGCCCCGGGAGGCACACGGGGAGGGGGGCACAAGGAAAGAAGTGCCCGGGAACTCCACTTCCTACCCTTTTCGCTGATCTGGATGGCAGCAGAAAAGCCCTTTCTACGCTCCTGGGTTAGTGAGTTAGTGACGGCCGTGTGGTTACAGGGAGAGAGTGAGGGCGCTCTGGTTCTCAGCAGGTGTGGCTGGCGTGTTCGGATGCAGGGTGTTGGTACTCTACAGCCAACTTCCAAATCGTTCAGCAGAAAGCATTCCAAGTACGCATATGTACCGTGGGGGTGTGGTGCGGAGCGTGCTTATAagcagtgtgcgtgtgtgtgtgtgtgcgtgtgtgtgtgtgtgtgtgtgtgtgcgtactgCGCGCCGTGTGGGTGCTGGACGTGGGGCGCGTGTGGTGCAGTGTGTGTGCGGGGTGTAGGGGGGCTGGGTGGACCCCCGCCCCGATGACCCCTACTGGCGCCGCCAGACTCTGGCTGCGAAGAGGACGCCTGGCCTGGGCTGTACTTGAGCCCCTGGTCTGTGAGAGGCTGCTTTGGTCCCTAGCCTCACAGGTCAACAGAGAGGACGGACAAACAGGAAGAAAGGGCCAATCTCAGCCTGGAGCCAGGCTCTGGGCCGCATGCAGGCCACTGCCTTGGGCTGGGTTGAGCTGGGCCGGCCTGGGCTGAGGGAGGCCAGGGCCggtggcaggggctggggtgggggtggggagggcctggGATGGGGAAAAGGATGggctggaggggagaggagggagggagggcacggGAGCGCGCGCGGGCGCGCGCGCGTGTTTGCCGGCGCGCGGTGTatgtgaggggaggggagagagggagctggAATATGCGTGAGTGCAGAAGCTCTGAGCCCCCTTCTCCTAGGACAGGTGTGGGAGGAGGAAAAGCGTGGAGGTGTCCCTGGCTCCCACAGAGTCTGGGGAGGAAGCTGGATCTCTCGGGGGCACCTTCAGCCCCAGCTTGACCCCGCCCCCCTTCTTCCTGTCCCTCAAGCAGTTTCCCCACTTATAAAATAGACACGCTGAACTAAGTCATCTCCCAGAGCTCCGCAGCCCCACATGTTAATAAAGGGGGCCCTGCGGAGGTGGGGCAGGCGGGGGTGGTAGCGGATAGCCGGCTGCAGCTAGGCCAAGCTCTGGAGGGCTCGGGTCCCTCTCGGCGGGGAGATGGGAGTCCAGGGATGGCTGCGGCCAGGAAGCGAAGAAGCAGAGGAGGCCAGGAGCCTACTTCCCCGTGCCAGAGGCGGGAGGctcatgggggagggggaggaagtcCCCTCCTGAGCAGGTCACTCCCAGAGGCCTGGTTGGGGCGGGGCAGGCGATGGAGCCGATCTGAGCTCCTGGGCCACCTTTGCGCCCGCTGCCGCCCAGCTGCCCAGGAGCCCGGGAGCCCGGCCAGGTAAGGGGCTACACGGGGGCATACCAGTCCTCCCACCATGTCCCCAGCCCTCCGATGGCCACCTCTCTTGGCCTCTGTCAGGGCAGGGGGGTCTATCTGTCTGCCTCGCTTCTTGTGGGCTGCCTAGGTAGGTCATAGGCTTGGTTCATCCATCTGTCTGACTGTCCCTCTCTCCAGCTTCCCCCGCCTAGTCCTGGGAGGAGTGTAGCAGGGCTCCAAGGTCGATGTCTGTCTCAGGGGCCAGACCTCACCAACCTTGATTAGGCTAAGAATGTAGCCCTAGTGCCTGATCACtggaacacacacacgcacgcatgcgCGTGCacaaccccccccaccccccccaccccggcagcTCTCTAAGGACCCCTATCCAGAGACTCTGGGCAGCCGGGCTGGCCCCTCTGGTGGGAGGCTGAGCTCGCCACCCCATCTCCTCCAGGCGCTCAGGACTCCTGCCCGCCCCACCATGGTCACGGCGTCCACCACGTCGGGTAAGGCTCCAGCCACTGTCCctacccatccccccacccttccctccaCTGGGATGAGCCAGGTGGGCCGGGCGGGGTTGGATGAGCCAGGTGGGCCGGGGGGGTCCCTTTCAGAGACCTCCTTCACCCTCTTCTCCGGGCTGCTAGTGCGGGGAGGGGAGCGCATGGCCCTATGTGTTCACTTGGGCTGGGgctgcccttccctccccaccacatGCGGTTAGCGGGGGACAACCTGTGTTCTGCTGCCCAGGCCACCGGCTCTGCCTGACCGGCTGGAAGCTCCCTGGGCTCGGTTCCCCCGCAGAGCACGCTCCCTAACTCgggcctctccccccacccctgcccagccgTGCCCCGGCCCCTCTCCCGACCTACGCCGCCCGGCAACGGCAGCGAGGAGGAGCCGCTGGACGCCCGGGACCCGCTGCTAGCCCAGGCGGAGCTGGCCCTGCTCTCCACAGTCTTCGTGGCTGTGGCCCTGAGCAACGGCTTGGTGCTGGGTGCCCTAGTGCGGCGGGGCCGGCGGGGCCGCTGGGCGCCCATGCACGTCTTCATTGGCCATTTGTGCCTGGCCGACCTGGCCGTGGCTCTGTTCCAAGTGCTGCCCCAGCTGGCCTGGGACGCCACCGACCGCTTTCGTGGGCCCGATGCCCTGTGCCGGGCTGTCAAGTACCTGCAGATGGTGGGCATGTATGCCTCCTCCTACATGATCCTGGCCATGACGCTGGACCGCCACCGCGCCATCTGCCGCCCCATGCTGGCACACCGCCATGGAGGCGGAGCTCGCTGGAACCGGCCGGTGCTGGTGGCCTGGGCCTTCTCGCTTCTCCTCAGCCTGCCCCAGCTCTTCATCTTCGCCCAGCGCGACGTGGGAGACGGCAGCGGTGTCCTCGACTGCTGGGCCCGCTTTGCCGAGCCCTGGGGCCTCCGCGCCTACGTCACCTGGATCGCCCTGATGGTGTTCGTGGCACCTGCCCTGGGCATTGCCGCCTGccaggtgctcatctttcgggaGATTCACGCCAGCCTGGTGCCGGGGCCCGCAGAGAGGGCCGGGGGGCGCCGCGGAGGGCGCTGGACGGGCAGTCCCAGCGAGGGAGCCCGGGTTTCGGCGGCCATGGCCAAGACCGTGAGGATGACGCTGGTGATCGTGATAGTGTACGTGCTGTGCTGGGCGCCCTTCTTCCTCGTGCAGCTGTGGGCAGCGTGGGACCCGGAGGCGCCTCGGGAAGGTGTGTGGCCGTGGCTCGAGCCGTGGGGGCCGCTCAGGCTTGGCTGCACACACACctcggcccctcccctccccagccacgGGCTCCCGAGCGGACGCGGGCTGATGCGCACTGCTGGCCGCTGGGTGGCACGTGGGTCGCGGCCTGCCCTGGgcaccctcacccccagcccagaCCCCTGCACCTCACAGGGCCCCCCTTCGTGCTGCTCATGTTGC encodes:
- the AVPR2 gene encoding vasopressin V2 receptor, with amino-acid sequence MVTASTTSAVPRPLSRPTPPGNGSEEEPLDARDPLLAQAELALLSTVFVAVALSNGLVLGALVRRGRRGRWAPMHVFIGHLCLADLAVALFQVLPQLAWDATDRFRGPDALCRAVKYLQMVGMYASSYMILAMTLDRHRAICRPMLAHRHGGGARWNRPVLVAWAFSLLLSLPQLFIFAQRDVGDGSGVLDCWARFAEPWGLRAYVTWIALMVFVAPALGIAACQVLIFREIHASLVPGPAERAGGRRGGRWTGSPSEGARVSAAMAKTVRMTLVIVIVYVLCWAPFFLVQLWAAWDPEAPREGPPFVLLMLLASLNSCTNPWIYASFSRSVSSELRSLLCCARTRAPTGLGPHEESCATASSFLARDTSS